The Megalops cyprinoides isolate fMegCyp1 chromosome 19, fMegCyp1.pri, whole genome shotgun sequence genome has a window encoding:
- the LOC118794000 gene encoding C-type lectin domain family 19 member A-like — MLCWDLCLALLLMVLPVRSIPSTNIKITQAMPLQLSEPATPASCPLFWTEFEGHCYRFFPLNRTWAEADLYCAEFSNGLKSAKLTSIHSWEENVFVYDLVNSRIPGIPTDIWIGLHDRRQEGSLEWTDGSHYEYSYWDGNQPDDGIHRIPEEEDCVEIWYRPNSALRSWNDNSCNKAFPFVCKIPTLDT, encoded by the exons ATGCTCTGCTGGGACCTGTGCTTGGCCCTACTCCTCATGGTCCTCCCAGTGAGGTCTATACCGTCCACCAACATCAAGATCACTCAAG CGATGCCCCTGCAGCTGTCGGAGCCGGCCACGCCCGCCTCCTGCCCCCTCTTCTGGACAGAGTTTGAGGGTCATTGTTACCGCTTCTTCCCTCTGAACCGAACGTGGGCGGAAGCCGACCTGTACTGCGCAGAGTTCTCCAACGGGCTCAAGTCGGCCAAGCTGACATCCATACACAG CTGGGAGGAGAATGTCTTTGTCTATGACCTGGTAAACAGCCGCATTCCTGGAATTCCCACTGACATATGGATCGGCCTCCATGACAGGCGACAG GAGGGCAGCCTGGAGTGGACGGACGGCTCTCACTATGAGTACAGCTACTGGGATGGGAACCAGCCGGATGATGGGATCCACCGGATCCCCGAGGAGGAGGACTGCGTTGAGATCTGGTACAGGCCAAACAGTG CTCTGAGGTCCTGGAAtgacaacagctgcaacaaaGCCTTTCCCTTTGTATGCAAGATCCCCACGCTGGACACCTAG